The genomic region CAGTGGACCTTTGCTTAGAGTGGCTATTTCGAAAGGAATTCCAACTCTGATCCAGGAACAGAATTCATTACCGGGAATCACTAATCGTATTTTAGCTAAGCATGCAGATACGATCTGCGCTGCTTATGAAAAAGTAAAGGAAGTTTTCCCTGCTGATAAAACTATCATCACCGGTAATCCGGTTAGGCAGGATCTTCTAGAAGTAAATAAATTGAGGGAAGAAGCCTTGAGTCATTTTAACCTGTCTAAAGAAAAGAAAACTGTTCTGGTGCTTGGAGGAAGTCTTGGTGCCCGAAGGATCAATAAACTTATAGAGAACGATCTCAAGAAGTTTAAAGATGAAGACGTTCAGCTCATATGGCAGATAGGTAAGCTATACTACGATGATTATAAAAAATATGATTCGGTCAATGTGAGAGCGAAAGAATTCATTAATAGAATGGATTATGCTTATGCCGCTGCAGATGTGATCATTTCAAGAGCTGGAGCTGGAAGTGTTTCAGAACTTTGCATTGTTGGGAAACCGGTATTATTCATTCCATCACCTAATGTGGCTGAAAACCATCAAGCCAAAAATGCCATGGCGGTAACAGATCATGATGCCGGCTTGATGATCACTGAAGATGAATTGAATGAAAGGTTCGAGCCTTGTTTTTTCAGTTTGCTACACGACGAAAGAAGACTGAACCGTTTTGCTCAGAATATTAAAAAACTGGCTTTGCCAAATGCAACTTCAGACATTGTAGATGAAGTTGAAAAGCTGATAAAAAAATAAATTAGAAGTGAAGGATCTTAACCACATAAAACATTTTTATTTCATCGGTATCGGTGGAATTGGGATGAGTGCGCTTGCCAGGTATTTCAAGGCGAAGGGCAACTTTGTGGCTGGATATGATCGCACTTCAACCGAATTGACCAGAACCCTGGAAAAAGAAGGTATAGAAGTCAATTATCAGGACGACTTGGGAATGATCCCGGAAACGATCCTTCAGAATAAAGAAAATACACTTGTAGTATATACTCCTGCAGTTCCAAAAGAGCTGAAGCAGTTTCTGCATCTCAAAGAAAATTTTGAGATCGTGAAAAGAGCACAGCTGCTGGGAATGGTAACTCGTGAAAAATATTGCCTTGCCGTTGCTGGTACCCACGGTAAAACGACAACCACGGCAATTCTTGGGCATTTGCTTAAAGAAACCGGGGCAAAGGTCACTGCTTTCCTTGGCGGCATAAGTGAAGATATTCAGTCTAATTTGATCATGCAGGGAGATGATGTCGTTGTAGTCGAGGCCGATGAATTTGACCGCTCCTTCCTTAATTTATCTCCGAACCTTGCGGCGATTACCTCTATGGATGCCGATCATCTGGATATCTATGGAGATAAGTCGGAACTGGAAAAATCCTTCAGAGAATTTGCGGCGAAAGTACCGCAAGATGGAAAATTATTCATCAAAAGTGGATTGCCTCTGGATGGATTCGAGATTGGCATAAATGATGAGAGTGATTTTACTGCACAGGATATTAGAATTGAAGATGGGAGTTATGTTTTCGACCTGAAAACCCCTTCAGAAATTATAAAAGATTTAAAATTTAATCTACCCGGCAATCATAATTTGCTGAATGCTATAACAGCCCTGGCGATGGCGATCGAGTACGGCTCCCCAACCGACGATCTGGCCAGGGCTTTATATACCTTCAGAGGTGTAAAGCGTAGATTCAGTTATAAAATAAAAACGGACAACCTGGTTTTGATAGATGACTATGCGCATCATCCTACAGAGATCTCTGCAGTACACCAGGCCGTTCGTGAAATGTACCCCAACAAAAAAGTTTTAGCGGTTTTTCAGCCCCACCTGTTCAGCCGTACCCGTGACTTCGCTGAAGATTTTGCCTCAAGCCTTTCAGAATTCGATAAGGTGTTTCTGCTGGATATTTATCCTGCCCGGGAATTACCAATTGAAGGTATATCTTCAGCCTGGTTGCTGGATAAAATTTTGAATCCGGAAAAAACTCTCGTTACTAAATCTGAATTACAGGAAAAGATCAAGGCTGAAAATGCCGAGGTCATAGTTATGATTGGTGCCGGAGACATTGGAGAAGAAGTTGAAAAAGTAAAAAAAACATTGTTACATGAAGCGTAGTTTAGGTTACATAAAAGCTTTCGTTTTAGTGGCAATCGTTGGCCTTTTATACGGATTTGCCGAAAAAAGACATAAGTCTCGATCAATCAATGAAGTAGATGTAAAATTTACAGATACTGAAAATCTCTATGTGACTGAGGAAGTGGTTAATAAATTGTTAATACAAAATAAACCCTCTGTCTCGAGTATAGATAAAGAAACTTTAGATTTGAATAGGGTCGAAGCCCTTTTAAATAAACATCAAATGATTGAAAATGCGGAAGTTTACCTCACACTGGATGGAAAACTGAAAGCACAAGTAAGTCAGAGAAAGCCTATAGGAAGAGTAGTTGGGAATTCTTCTTTCTACCTGGACCGCAATGGGGAATTAATGCCGCTTAGCCAATTTTATACAGCGAGAGTACCGCTTATGTTTGGTTTTGATGGGGCTAATGTTACAAAGGCGTACCCTATTGTAAATCATATTAAGAACGACGAATTCTTAACAAGACATATTACCGGCATCAACCGGCTAAAAGGAGATAAATTTACACTTGAGTTAAGAGAACTGGATTTTGAACTTTATTTTGGAGACTCGAGTAACGTGGCTTTAAAATTCAACAATTTCAAGGCCTTTTATAAGAAAGCACAGAAAGAAAATAAATTAGATACCTACAAAAAAGTGAACTTACAATTTGGTGATCAGGTTGTGTGCACGAAAAAATAGTTTATGGAACAAAACGATATTGCAGTAGGATTAGATATTGGAACAACCAAGATTGTGGCTATGATAGGCCGCAAGAATGAGTACGGCAAGGTAGAGATCATTGGGATTGGAAAATCCAAGTCTCTTGGTGTACATAGGGGAGTAGTGAATAATATCACTCAAACCATCCAATCTATCCAGCAGGCAATACAGGAAGCAGAAGCCGATAGTGGTTTAAAGATTAGTGAAGTTGTGGTTGGAATTGCTGGGCAGCATATTAGAAGCCTTCAGCATAGTGATTATATAACCCGTCAGAATCCTGATGAAGTGATAGATGCAGATGATATTCATACGCTTTGCAATCAGGTTCACAAATTGGTGATGTTGCCGGGAGAAGAGATCATACACGTTCTTCCTCAGGAATTCAAAGTAGACGGTCAGGCCGAAATTAAAGAGCCTATCGGGATGTACGGTGGGAGACTGGAAGCTAATTTCCATGTGGTAGTAGGACAGGTTTCTTCTATCAGGAATATTGGAAGATGTGTGAAAAGTGCCGGACTTGAACTTTCAGCCGTTACCCTGGAGCCGTTAGCTTCAGCAAACGCAGTTTTAAGTCAGGAGGAGAAGGAGGCCGGAGTGGCGCTTATTGATATAGGTGGTGGTACAACCGACCTTGCAATTTTCAAAGATGGAATTATTCGTCATACGGCGGTGATTCCTTTCGGAGGTAATGTGATTACTGAAGACATCAAGGAAGGTTGCTCGATCATTGAAAAGCAGGCTGAGTTGCTGAAAATTAAATTCGGTTCAGCATGGCCTGGGGAAAATAAGGATAATGAGATCGTGTCTATTCCGGGATTAAGAGGAAGAGAGCCGAAGGAAATTACCCTGAAGAATCTTTCAAAGATCATTCATGCAAGAGTGGTAGAGATCATCGAGCAGGTTTACCTGGAGATCAAGAACTACGGTCATGATGAGCAAAAGAAAAAATTGATCGCCGGTCTAGTATTAACCGGTGGTGGTGCGCAATTAAAG from Gramella sp. MT6 harbors:
- the murG gene encoding undecaprenyldiphospho-muramoylpentapeptide beta-N-acetylglucosaminyltransferase, which encodes MKEGLRVILSGGGTGGHIYPAIAIADEIKRRHPDAEIRFVGAKDRMEMEKVPQAGYEIEGLWISGVDRSFSLKNFIFPFKLMSSLSRSRKIIKRFKPDIVIGTGGFASGPLLRVAISKGIPTLIQEQNSLPGITNRILAKHADTICAAYEKVKEVFPADKTIITGNPVRQDLLEVNKLREEALSHFNLSKEKKTVLVLGGSLGARRINKLIENDLKKFKDEDVQLIWQIGKLYYDDYKKYDSVNVRAKEFINRMDYAYAAADVIISRAGAGSVSELCIVGKPVLFIPSPNVAENHQAKNAMAVTDHDAGLMITEDELNERFEPCFFSLLHDERRLNRFAQNIKKLALPNATSDIVDEVEKLIKK
- the murC gene encoding UDP-N-acetylmuramate--L-alanine ligase codes for the protein MKDLNHIKHFYFIGIGGIGMSALARYFKAKGNFVAGYDRTSTELTRTLEKEGIEVNYQDDLGMIPETILQNKENTLVVYTPAVPKELKQFLHLKENFEIVKRAQLLGMVTREKYCLAVAGTHGKTTTTAILGHLLKETGAKVTAFLGGISEDIQSNLIMQGDDVVVVEADEFDRSFLNLSPNLAAITSMDADHLDIYGDKSELEKSFREFAAKVPQDGKLFIKSGLPLDGFEIGINDESDFTAQDIRIEDGSYVFDLKTPSEIIKDLKFNLPGNHNLLNAITALAMAIEYGSPTDDLARALYTFRGVKRRFSYKIKTDNLVLIDDYAHHPTEISAVHQAVREMYPNKKVLAVFQPHLFSRTRDFAEDFASSLSEFDKVFLLDIYPARELPIEGISSAWLLDKILNPEKTLVTKSELQEKIKAENAEVIVMIGAGDIGEEVEKVKKTLLHEA
- the ftsA gene encoding cell division protein FtsA, with amino-acid sequence MEQNDIAVGLDIGTTKIVAMIGRKNEYGKVEIIGIGKSKSLGVHRGVVNNITQTIQSIQQAIQEAEADSGLKISEVVVGIAGQHIRSLQHSDYITRQNPDEVIDADDIHTLCNQVHKLVMLPGEEIIHVLPQEFKVDGQAEIKEPIGMYGGRLEANFHVVVGQVSSIRNIGRCVKSAGLELSAVTLEPLASANAVLSQEEKEAGVALIDIGGGTTDLAIFKDGIIRHTAVIPFGGNVITEDIKEGCSIIEKQAELLKIKFGSAWPGENKDNEIVSIPGLRGREPKEITLKNLSKIIHARVVEIIEQVYLEIKNYGHDEQKKKLIAGLVLTGGGAQLKHIKQLAEYITGMDTRIGYPNEHLAGTNDSETTSPVYATAVGLVMNSLEKGNSRFQEEAVLSDNSPVEDSEENEERDQFQDEADQEEQTSKKVARKSIFDKWAEKFKDFLDNAE